In Ruminococcaceae bacterium R-25, one genomic interval encodes:
- a CDS encoding RNAse R: protein MESKQKRSGFAERMSESQHKRNRVIKAKEISAALPETLADQAPRGPLQVKNQVIGILRQTPTGAAVIPDPSFRSTDYGAIEIDKNHLNGAPFNMVVVCEVLNPNDNKGDLRGTITEVLGDYGNNDVRMMTVLRQFGLSQTFPDKVLKEVEPLPVNPDPELIIKEIAGGRRDKRDLLTITIDGEDAKDLDDAISIEKLRNGNFKLYVHIADVSNYVREGTMLDAEAFSRATSVYLVDRVIPMLPPKLSNGLCSLNPNVDRLAMTAEMLVDREGGIYGGEVYESVIRSDRRMSYKECYRILTDPQPEDEKEYGEIVPMLIKMKELAEILKSMRERRGAIGFEMPETKVILNDDGTVKDIMAYPINFTNGIIESFMICANEFIAKKFFDLKYPFVYRVHEDPDPIKIARFSNIARYFGASGRLFGRIKPLDVQRFMDTIGDKTALPALNELLLRSMAKARYCSDNLGHFGLASKYYCHFTSPIRRYPDLYIHRIIKSYLHGENSRSHFAGLVDNAAEHSSDMERNAVDAERASDDIKICEYMADKIGEHYDGVISSIIDAGVFVRLENTVEGFVPFRTLRDHYFFDDRTYRAIGAHGGKILSIGMPVTIVVEKVDTEENKIDFSFEYGFEEERTDRGGARPPVKKGRKGKTPRGNKHSSVSRPGRKSNPSASLGKAGRSRSFGGRRGKR from the coding sequence ATGGAAAGTAAACAGAAAAGATCCGGCTTCGCTGAAAGAATGAGCGAGAGCCAGCATAAGAGAAACAGAGTAATAAAGGCAAAGGAAATAAGCGCAGCTCTTCCTGAGACTTTGGCTGACCAGGCGCCGAGAGGACCTCTGCAGGTAAAGAACCAGGTGATCGGCATATTGAGACAGACCCCTACGGGTGCTGCCGTTATTCCTGATCCTTCATTCAGGAGCACTGATTACGGCGCAATCGAGATCGACAAGAATCACTTGAACGGTGCGCCTTTCAATATGGTCGTAGTCTGCGAAGTCTTAAACCCCAATGACAACAAGGGCGACTTAAGAGGAACCATTACTGAAGTATTGGGCGATTACGGCAATAATGACGTCAGGATGATGACTGTCTTAAGGCAGTTCGGCCTTTCGCAGACTTTCCCTGATAAGGTTTTGAAGGAAGTTGAGCCCTTGCCGGTAAATCCTGATCCAGAGCTCATCATTAAGGAGATTGCAGGCGGCAGACGCGATAAGCGTGACCTTCTTACGATCACGATTGACGGTGAGGACGCTAAAGACTTAGACGACGCTATCTCGATCGAGAAGCTCAGGAACGGCAACTTCAAACTCTATGTCCACATAGCTGATGTATCTAATTATGTAAGGGAAGGCACGATGCTCGACGCTGAGGCATTCTCCAGAGCTACATCCGTATATCTCGTTGACAGGGTTATCCCGATGCTACCGCCGAAGCTCAGTAACGGACTTTGCTCGCTTAACCCCAATGTCGACAGGCTCGCCATGACCGCTGAGATGCTGGTTGACAGGGAAGGCGGCATCTATGGCGGCGAAGTTTATGAGAGTGTCATAAGATCCGACAGGAGAATGAGCTATAAGGAGTGCTACAGGATCCTCACAGATCCCCAGCCTGAGGACGAAAAGGAATATGGCGAGATCGTTCCGATGCTTATTAAAATGAAGGAACTCGCAGAGATCTTAAAGTCCATGCGTGAGAGACGCGGCGCTATCGGCTTTGAGATGCCTGAAACAAAGGTCATCTTAAATGACGACGGCACGGTTAAGGACATCATGGCTTACCCCATTAACTTTACGAACGGCATCATCGAATCTTTCATGATCTGTGCGAACGAGTTCATCGCTAAGAAGTTCTTTGACTTAAAGTACCCTTTCGTTTACCGTGTTCACGAAGATCCCGATCCGATCAAGATCGCGAGATTTTCCAATATTGCAAGGTATTTCGGCGCATCAGGAAGGCTCTTTGGCAGGATCAAGCCTTTGGACGTCCAGCGCTTCATGGATACGATCGGCGACAAGACTGCGCTTCCTGCATTAAACGAACTTCTGTTGCGTTCAATGGCAAAGGCGAGATACTGCTCGGACAACTTAGGCCACTTTGGTCTTGCTTCGAAGTACTACTGCCACTTCACGTCTCCTATCAGACGTTATCCTGACCTTTATATCCACAGGATAATAAAGAGCTATCTGCATGGCGAGAATTCCAGGAGCCACTTCGCGGGCCTCGTAGATAATGCAGCAGAGCACTCTTCCGACATGGAGAGAAATGCAGTCGACGCTGAGCGCGCATCTGATGATATCAAGATCTGCGAATACATGGCAGACAAGATCGGTGAGCATTACGACGGCGTCATCTCATCGATCATCGATGCAGGCGTTTTTGTAAGGCTCGAAAACACAGTCGAGGGCTTTGTTCCGTTCAGAACATTAAGAGACCACTATTTCTTCGATGACAGGACATACAGGGCAATCGGTGCTCACGGCGGAAAGATCTTATCTATCGGAATGCCTGTCACGATCGTGGTCGAAAAGGTCGACACCGAAGAAAACAAGATCGACTTCTCTTTCGAGTACGGATTCGAAGAAGAGAGGACAGACAGGGGCGGTGCGAGACCTCCCGTAAAGAAGGGCAGAAAGGGCAAGACGCCAAGAGGAAACAAGCATTCGTCGGTAAGCAGACCAGGAAGAAAAAGCAATCCAAGTGCTTCTCTCGGCAAGGCCGGAAGGTCTAGGTCTTTTGGAGGAAGAAGAGGAAAGAGATAG
- a CDS encoding Ca2+-transporting ATPase, whose amino-acid sequence MTKPYSATAEQIAKEIDTDLVKGLTSNEASLRLAKNGPNSLGEEKKVPLWKRFLQQFADAMVIILIAAAALSAYMAFKSGGGFEEWIDVIVILAIVILNACLGVYQEGKADQALAALKKMSSPQTKVIRDGKLHMVDSENVVVGDVIAIDAGDSISADLRLIESSSLKAEEASLTGEAVAVEKDASVVLPEDCTLGDRKNMLYMGTAVTYGRAKGVVVATARDTELGKIATKLTTMEDEETPLQRSLNKLGKILAVVCIAVCIIVLLVDIFVQKQPWEDALMTAVSLAVAAIPEGLAAVVTIVLSIGMTKMAENNAIVKRLLAVETLGCVDVICSDKTGTLTQNQMTVKVLYDGEKKYNVEGGGYAPVGNIVDEGGKPVKIEGVLNTLILSSVLCNDASIVKQGEDYSCIGDPTEGALTTLGMKAKMLREETMHTYPRETELPFDSDRKMMTTYHSGIDEGKWISFTKGAPDIVLSRCSSILTASGVQKMTPEKLAEIREVNHNYAIQAIRVLAFATKEHGDGSKATFADEENMTFLGLIGMIDPARKEAKDAIAVCKEAGIRAVMITGDFKDSAVAISDNLEMRDPEHMGAYSGEELDKLSDEALQLTVETTSVYARVSPEHKVRIVNALKHNGHIASMTGDGVNDAMALKSADIGVAMGITGTDVSKNSADMILMDDNFATIVKAVEQGRTIYSNIRKFVGFLLSCNVGEILVIFLLSLVPKTLVPGIAAPLTAIQLLWLNLITDSFPALALGREKAEPGIMKVPPRSKHEPIINKSMMRHIAMQSIGLFVAVATSFIVALMMTNNGSTFFFSGALAEIGVKGVHPIDIARTVAFATLILAELFRAFAARSESISVFKLGLFSNKMMNIAVGISLVLLVAVIYIPGVNTIFNNVALNPMAWLIILPLAIVPFAVSEISKLIKGAKK is encoded by the coding sequence ATGACAAAACCATATTCGGCAACCGCTGAACAGATTGCAAAAGAGATAGACACAGACCTGGTCAAGGGTCTTACTTCAAACGAGGCATCCTTAAGACTTGCCAAGAACGGTCCGAACTCTCTTGGTGAAGAGAAGAAGGTTCCGCTCTGGAAGAGATTCCTGCAGCAGTTCGCGGATGCGATGGTAATAATCCTTATCGCTGCGGCAGCCCTCTCGGCATATATGGCATTTAAGAGCGGCGGCGGATTCGAAGAGTGGATCGACGTTATCGTCATCCTTGCTATCGTAATCCTTAATGCATGCCTTGGCGTTTACCAGGAAGGTAAAGCTGACCAGGCACTTGCAGCATTGAAGAAGATGAGCTCACCCCAGACAAAGGTCATTCGTGACGGCAAGCTCCACATGGTTGATTCAGAAAATGTCGTAGTCGGTGACGTCATCGCTATCGACGCCGGCGACTCGATCTCGGCAGACCTGAGACTTATCGAATCAAGCTCTCTGAAGGCTGAGGAAGCATCCCTTACAGGTGAGGCAGTAGCAGTCGAGAAAGACGCTTCTGTTGTCCTTCCTGAAGACTGCACACTCGGCGACCGCAAGAACATGCTCTACATGGGTACTGCAGTTACATACGGAAGAGCAAAGGGCGTCGTTGTTGCAACGGCAAGGGATACCGAGCTCGGTAAGATCGCTACAAAGCTTACGACCATGGAAGACGAGGAGACACCTCTCCAGAGGAGCTTAAATAAGCTCGGCAAGATCCTTGCAGTTGTCTGCATCGCAGTTTGCATCATCGTTCTTCTTGTTGATATCTTCGTTCAGAAGCAGCCTTGGGAAGACGCTCTCATGACAGCCGTATCACTCGCAGTTGCAGCTATCCCTGAAGGTCTTGCAGCAGTCGTAACGATTGTTCTTTCGATCGGCATGACAAAGATGGCAGAGAACAACGCTATCGTAAAAAGGCTCCTTGCAGTTGAGACTCTTGGCTGCGTAGACGTTATCTGCTCCGATAAGACAGGTACACTTACACAGAACCAGATGACAGTTAAGGTCCTCTATGACGGTGAGAAGAAATACAACGTTGAAGGCGGCGGATATGCCCCTGTCGGCAACATCGTCGACGAAGGCGGCAAGCCCGTTAAGATCGAAGGTGTTCTCAACACATTGATTCTTTCTTCCGTTCTTTGTAATGACGCTTCTATCGTAAAGCAGGGTGAAGACTATTCCTGCATCGGTGACCCTACTGAGGGCGCGCTTACGACTCTCGGCATGAAGGCAAAGATGCTCCGTGAGGAGACGATGCACACATATCCCAGAGAGACAGAGCTTCCTTTCGATTCCGACCGTAAGATGATGACCACATATCATTCAGGCATCGACGAGGGCAAGTGGATCAGCTTCACAAAGGGCGCTCCGGACATCGTTCTTTCACGCTGCTCTTCGATCCTCACAGCTTCAGGCGTTCAGAAGATGACACCCGAAAAGCTCGCTGAGATCCGTGAAGTAAACCACAACTACGCTATCCAGGCTATCCGTGTTTTAGCCTTTGCAACAAAGGAGCACGGAGACGGTTCCAAGGCAACATTTGCCGATGAAGAGAACATGACATTCTTAGGCCTCATCGGTATGATTGACCCTGCACGTAAGGAAGCAAAGGATGCAATCGCCGTATGTAAGGAAGCAGGCATCAGAGCCGTCATGATCACGGGCGACTTCAAAGATTCTGCAGTCGCTATTTCCGATAATCTCGAGATGCGTGACCCTGAGCATATGGGCGCATACTCAGGCGAAGAACTGGACAAGCTCTCAGATGAAGCTCTCCAGCTCACAGTCGAGACAACCAGCGTTTATGCTCGTGTATCTCCTGAACACAAGGTAAGGATCGTAAACGCTCTTAAGCACAACGGACATATCGCTTCAATGACAGGTGATGGCGTTAACGATGCCATGGCATTGAAGTCAGCTGATATCGGTGTCGCAATGGGTATCACAGGTACAGACGTATCAAAGAACTCTGCAGACATGATCTTGATGGACGACAACTTCGCTACGATCGTTAAGGCAGTAGAGCAGGGCAGAACGATCTACTCCAACATCAGAAAGTTCGTAGGATTCCTCCTCTCATGCAACGTAGGCGAGATCCTCGTAATCTTCCTGCTCTCGCTCGTCCCGAAGACGCTGGTACCCGGCATCGCAGCACCTCTGACCGCGATCCAGCTTCTCTGGCTCAACCTCATCACTGACTCGTTCCCGGCTCTCGCATTAGGCCGCGAAAAGGCCGAGCCCGGTATCATGAAGGTCCCGCCGAGATCAAAGCACGAGCCCATCATCAACAAGTCCATGATGCGCCACATCGCAATGCAGTCCATCGGCCTGTTCGTAGCAGTAGCAACATCATTCATCGTTGCCCTCATGATGACGAACAACGGAAGCACGTTCTTCTTCTCCGGTGCTCTGGCTGAAATCGGCGTTAAGGGCGTCCATCCGATCGACATCGCACGTACGGTAGCTTTCGCAACACTGATCCTCGCTGAGCTCTTCAGAGCATTTGCCGCAAGATCAGAGAGCATCTCCGTATTCAAGCTCGGACTCTTCTCCAACAAGATGATGAACATCGCCGTAGGCATCTCACTCGTATTGCTCGTTGCAGTCATCTACATCCCGGGCGTTAATACGATCTTCAACAACGTGGCACTTAACCCCATGGCATGGCTCATTATCCTGCCTCTGGCGATTGTCCCGTTTGCCGTAAGCGAGATATCCAAGCTCATTAAGGGCGCAAAGAAGTAA
- a CDS encoding preprotein translocase subunit SecG: MTTLNIVLTVIDIILAIAIIILFLVQEGNDQGIGVVAGGSSDSYYSKAKGRTLEEQLKTWTVICCVLFAAVSIVLYLSIVKAW; encoded by the coding sequence ATGACAACTTTGAATATCGTTCTTACTGTTATAGATATAATCCTGGCAATTGCCATCATCATTCTCTTCCTCGTTCAGGAAGGTAATGACCAGGGTATCGGCGTAGTTGCAGGCGGTTCATCCGATTCATACTACAGCAAGGCTAAGGGCAGAACATTGGAAGAGCAGCTCAAGACATGGACAGTTATCTGCTGCGTTTTGTTCGCTGCAGTTTCTATCGTTCTCTACCTGTCTATCGTAAAAGCCTGGTAA